In Falsirhodobacter algicola, the following are encoded in one genomic region:
- a CDS encoding c-type cytochrome, with translation MRGLIALAATLASWAQAVAAEEGMDGAALYQQNCASCNGAELQGQPDWRSPGPDGRLPAPPHDATGHTWHHGDDILFRITRDGTAAVVGGGYESDMPGFGDNLSDAEIRAILDYIKSTWTERERAYQRERIRQE, from the coding sequence ATGAGGGGGCTGATCGCACTTGCAGCAACTCTTGCAAGCTGGGCGCAGGCCGTAGCGGCAGAGGAAGGCATGGATGGTGCAGCTCTGTATCAGCAAAACTGCGCATCCTGCAATGGGGCAGAACTTCAGGGGCAGCCGGACTGGCGCAGCCCCGGTCCCGACGGCCGCCTGCCAGCGCCACCCCATGATGCCACGGGCCACACCTGGCATCATGGGGACGACATCTTGTTCCGCATCACGCGGGATGGGACTGCTGCAGTGGTCGGTGGGGGATATGAAAGTGACATGCCCGGCTTTGGCGACAACCTGAGCGATGCGGAAATTCGAGCGATCCTCGACTACATCAAATCCACCTGGACCGAGCGCGAACGCGCTTATCAACGTGAAAGAATCCGGCAGGAATAG